Part of the Leptospira bouyouniensis genome is shown below.
GAAAACCAAATTCTATACCTAATGTAACCCTCACTCGAGGGATTTTTTTTACAAATGAACATCAAACAAAAGTTAGCTCTTGGATCTTCGGTGATCACATTATTATCACTTGGTGTCATCCTAACTCTGATTTCTTATGTCATTTATAAAAATGCCAAAGAAGATGCTCTGGAAAAAATATCGATCCTTGCTGACAAAATTTCTCTCGATGTCGGCAATTATTTATCTGCTCCTTTAAATGAAGCATACCTACTCAAACAAATCCTCCAAGAACCCAATCTTTTAGATAGAGACAGAGTCTTCAAAACTCTTACTATTATGTCAAATTCGAATGAATCTATTCTTGGAACATATGTTGTATTTGAACCCAATACATTTGATGGCAAAGATATTAACTTTCGTAATGCGAAGTACCATGATCAAACTGGTAGATTGATTCCATATGCTGTTAAATCAAAGGGAAAAATCATTATAGAACCAGTTGTTGGTTACGAATTACCAGAATCTGATTTTTACCAACTCCCTAAAAAAAACAAAAAAGTCGAACTCATCCCTCCGTTTGATTATAAAGTTGATGGGACTGATGTCACCATGATCTCTCTCGTGTATCCGGTAATCCAAAATCAAAAATTTATAGGGATTGCTGGTGCCGATTTATCATTAACGACCATTCGATCGTATTTACAAAATTTAAAAGTATTGGAAGGCAGTGTTAAAATCACACTCGTTGCAAGCAATGGTTATGTACTATTTAATGGATTACACCCTGAATCGAAAAATACTCATTGGGAAGACAAAGAAGATCCAAATATAAATCTTGCGATGTCCACAAACCAAAAACAAAATTATGTGAATTCAGATTATTTCCATGTAAGTTTACCGATATCACTGGTTGAAAACACTGCACCCTGGACACTTAGAATTTCTTATCCCCAAGAAAAAATAACAAACGAAATCCAATTTATTTTTTGGTTTGCCCTCGCACTTGGTTTTACCGGGATTTTATTTTCTACACTCGCAAACATCATCATCTTTAGAAAGTTAGTTGATAGTAGGCTTCAAAACCTAATTTCTTTTACCAAAGAAGCAGCGAGTGGCAACTTATCAAAAGAAATTAATGACAACAAAAAAGATGAAATTGGGAATTTAGTGGAAGCCATCATAGCGATGGTAACAAACATACGTCATATTTTAAGCGTTGCTCAAAGTTCAGGAAATGATTTAAAAGATAGTTCCATGTTAATGGAAAATACGATCATAGAACTATCTGATTTAGCACAAAGCCAAGCTGCTTCTTCTGAACAAGCAAGTGCCACTGTGGAAGAACTCAATGCTTCCTCTGAAACAATTAATGCAAATGTAGAACAAGCTGTTTCAAATTCGAAATCAATCCATTCTTCCCTTCTCGAAATTCAAAAACTCGTACAAAACATCACAAACGAAGTGGAAAATTTTGGTCAAATTGCAAAAGGAGCTAACCTCAAAGCCGAAGAAGGAAGAACGATGGCAAGTCTTACCTCGCAAGCTATTGAAGAAATCCAAGAAAAATCATTATCAATCACTGAGTTTTCTGATGTTATTTCTAATATTTCCGAAAAAACAAGCTTACTTGCGTTAAATGCTGCAATCGAAGCAGCGAGAGCTGGGGAATCCGGAAGAGGATTCGCAGTTGTTGCAGAAGAAATCTCAAAACTAGCATCACAAGCCGCAGCATCCGTTTCCCAAATCAATTCCTTATCAGAAAAAGCATTAGAATCCATTCAAAACGGTGGGAACCAAGTCTCCAAGTTGATTGCACTACTCCAAGAAATTATTAGAGAAGTATCTGTCATTTTTGAAAAGGCTTCTGATATTGTCCCTCTCATCCAAGATCAAAAAACAAGAACCGACCAAATTTATGCCGAAATTGAAGAAATCACTTCACTGGTAGAATCCATCCAACAATCCACGGAAGAACAAAAAAGGGCTACATCTGAACTCTCCAATATGACAATTAATATATCTAACGGTTCACAAATTTTATCTGACCAATCTGAAACAATGTCTGGGAACTCTCTTCGTATGACAGGGATTAGTGCAAAGATTTCCGAAATTTTACAAAAATTTAATCTGTAGGTAACTATGTCGATCAAAAAGAAAATCATTTTCATTTCACTTGCTGTGATTTCTTTCATCATTGCAGGGATTATGATTGTCCTTTCGATGGTTGTGAGATCGACATTACTTCACAATCTTGAAGAAGACACAACTTACATTTCTTCCAAAATTATCAGTGATATCTCGCATACACTCAAAACGCCACTGAACAAAACTTTTGCATTTCGTAAATCATATGAAAATGGAAATCTTAGTTCCAGAGCGGAATCCATCCAATACTTAAAGTCTCTGATCAAAGAAAAAGATATAGCATTTGCTACTTATTGTGCCTTTGAACCAAACGCATTTGATGGGAAAGATAATTCATATCGTAACTCACCAAATCATGACAATACTGGTAGATTCATTCCATACGTCTTCCGCGATGGAGATAAAATTTTCACGGAAGCTCTAAAAGATATTGATGATCCAATCCAAGGTGAGTTTTACCAAAAACCAAAGGCAACACTTAATACGAGTATCACGTCACCATATATTTACAAAGCAGGAAAATCCGAAATTTTCATTGTTTCGATCTTGGAACCAATACTTCGGAATGGAAAGTTCATTGGTATTTCAGGAATTGACATTAGCCTAACTACAATTAAATCCTACTTAGATTCATTAAAATTTGCAGACAGTGAAGGTAAAATTACACTCATATCTGACAATCACTTAGTTTTATACGATGGATTCACTCACCTTTCAGAAGGATTGGATTTTCGTTCTGCGGCAGATCCTTATTTTTATGATCGAATCAAAAATAAAGACGCTAGTATTTATGAATTTTACGATTATTTCCATGTTGCCATTCCCATCACGATCATTGAAAAAAATGATCCATGGTTTGTTCGTATCTCCGTTCCCAAATCACAAATCCAATCCACACTTAATTCAATTATTTTTGTCACCATTGGTCTTGGAATATTGGGTGTTGTTCTTTCTATATTATCAATTTTCTTCAGCTTCCAAAGGTTAGTTGACCGACGTATCCAATCGATTAATTCCTCAACAGGAAAAGTTGCGTCAGGTGATTTAAGGCAACTCATCAAAATTGACCAGGTAGATGAGTTGGGAAGTATCATGGTATCTTTGAACCAAATGATCGAACATTTGAGAAAACTGATCCGCATCGCCCAAAAATCTTCAGGGAAAATCAGTGAAACCACAGAAAAAATTCAGAATACAATCACAGAACTCACAGATTTGGCCCAAAACCAAGCAGCATCTTCCGAAGAAGCAAGTGCGACCGTTGAAGAATTAAATGCTTCCTCAGAAACCATTCATAGCAATGTTCTCAGTGCTGTCGAAAATACAGAGACCATTCATCAGTCGTTAGGTGATATCCAAAATCTAATGAAAAAAATCTTAGATAAAGTAAATACTTTTGGCGAAATTTCCGTCCGCGCCAACCTAAATGCTGAAGAAGGACGTTCCATGGCAAAAGAAACATCTCTTGCCATTAGAGAAATCCAAGAAAAATCTAAAACCATCACAGCTTTTTCAAATGTGATATCTGATATTGCAAAAAGGACCGGTTTACTTGCGTTAAATGCCGCAATCGAAGCTGCAAGGGCTGGAGAATCAGGGAAAGGATTTGCCGTCGTGGCCGAAGAAATTACAAAACTGGCAAGCCAATCTGCAGAATCTGTGTCGCAGATCAATACACTTTCTCAGGAAGCACTGGATTCCATCGAACGAGGAAACCAACAAGTAGAACGATTAGTTGAAGTATTAAAAAAAATTACTGATGAAGTTTCACTGATCTTTTTATCCTCGAATGAAATAGGACCACTCATTGAAGACCAAAGTTCTCGCACAGAAAGTATTTATACAGAAGTGGTTGAAATCACAGAACAAGTAAAGTCAATACAACTATCCACAGAAGAACAACAAAGAGCGACAAACGAATTGGCAAGCATGACCATCAACATTTCCAATGGCTCACAAGTTTTGTCTGACCAGTCTTCATCCATGGCAGAAAATGCGGAGAGATTGGGTCAAGTGATCAATACCTTGGATGAATTGCTGAAGACCTTTCGGATTGAAAAAGAAATTTAAAACAGTAGGAACTAAAAAAACCAAAAAGAAGTTCTTTCCAAGCGACTGCGAAATGCCCGAAGGAGACCACCCATTCGGAACTTGGAAAGACTGTGTCTGGTCGGTTTTGCAACAAAGCACTGGCGTTATTGCCCAGCCACCTCGCGGGTCAAAAATCTTTTGTTGTAACAACTACTATCCAAATGGACCACCTCCTTTGCTCATACCTTAGCTAGACCTTTTCTAGTACCCTTCAGATTTTTGGTCAAGAAAACATTTGATTAAAACTAAAATAAAAGAAGATAGTGTACTATGGGAAAAGAGTTAGAAGGGAAAACAATCTCTTTGGATGATCAGTCTAAGCCAACACTCCAACTACAATTTGAAGTTAGTATTTTTGACCTTTACAAACACTACTACCAAGTCCGTTTATTTGTAGAAACAAATCAAAAAGAAATCACCTTTTGTCTGCCGAGTTGGACTCCTGGATCTTATATGATTCGTGATTATGCGACCCACTTACATAAGTTTGAGGTGTATAACTCCATCACGAAAGAACCAGTTTTTTGGGAAATGGTGGATTTACACCGATGGAAATTAAACCAACTCCCACCTAAATTTGAAATCACTTACATCATTTATGCGTTTGAAGATTTTACTGTGCGTACCAACTACTTAGAAACCGAGTTTGGTTT
Proteins encoded:
- a CDS encoding methyl-accepting chemotaxis protein — translated: MNIKQKLALGSSVITLLSLGVILTLISYVIYKNAKEDALEKISILADKISLDVGNYLSAPLNEAYLLKQILQEPNLLDRDRVFKTLTIMSNSNESILGTYVVFEPNTFDGKDINFRNAKYHDQTGRLIPYAVKSKGKIIIEPVVGYELPESDFYQLPKKNKKVELIPPFDYKVDGTDVTMISLVYPVIQNQKFIGIAGADLSLTTIRSYLQNLKVLEGSVKITLVASNGYVLFNGLHPESKNTHWEDKEDPNINLAMSTNQKQNYVNSDYFHVSLPISLVENTAPWTLRISYPQEKITNEIQFIFWFALALGFTGILFSTLANIIIFRKLVDSRLQNLISFTKEAASGNLSKEINDNKKDEIGNLVEAIIAMVTNIRHILSVAQSSGNDLKDSSMLMENTIIELSDLAQSQAASSEQASATVEELNASSETINANVEQAVSNSKSIHSSLLEIQKLVQNITNEVENFGQIAKGANLKAEEGRTMASLTSQAIEEIQEKSLSITEFSDVISNISEKTSLLALNAAIEAARAGESGRGFAVVAEEISKLASQAAASVSQINSLSEKALESIQNGGNQVSKLIALLQEIIREVSVIFEKASDIVPLIQDQKTRTDQIYAEIEEITSLVESIQQSTEEQKRATSELSNMTINISNGSQILSDQSETMSGNSLRMTGISAKISEILQKFNL
- a CDS encoding methyl-accepting chemotaxis protein, encoding MSIKKKIIFISLAVISFIIAGIMIVLSMVVRSTLLHNLEEDTTYISSKIISDISHTLKTPLNKTFAFRKSYENGNLSSRAESIQYLKSLIKEKDIAFATYCAFEPNAFDGKDNSYRNSPNHDNTGRFIPYVFRDGDKIFTEALKDIDDPIQGEFYQKPKATLNTSITSPYIYKAGKSEIFIVSILEPILRNGKFIGISGIDISLTTIKSYLDSLKFADSEGKITLISDNHLVLYDGFTHLSEGLDFRSAADPYFYDRIKNKDASIYEFYDYFHVAIPITIIEKNDPWFVRISVPKSQIQSTLNSIIFVTIGLGILGVVLSILSIFFSFQRLVDRRIQSINSSTGKVASGDLRQLIKIDQVDELGSIMVSLNQMIEHLRKLIRIAQKSSGKISETTEKIQNTITELTDLAQNQAASSEEASATVEELNASSETIHSNVLSAVENTETIHQSLGDIQNLMKKILDKVNTFGEISVRANLNAEEGRSMAKETSLAIREIQEKSKTITAFSNVISDIAKRTGLLALNAAIEAARAGESGKGFAVVAEEITKLASQSAESVSQINTLSQEALDSIERGNQQVERLVEVLKKITDEVSLIFLSSNEIGPLIEDQSSRTESIYTEVVEITEQVKSIQLSTEEQQRATNELASMTINISNGSQVLSDQSSSMAENAERLGQVINTLDELLKTFRIEKEI